Proteins found in one Vulpes vulpes isolate BD-2025 chromosome 13, VulVul3, whole genome shotgun sequence genomic segment:
- the IER5 gene encoding immediate early response gene 5 protein → MEFKLEAHRIVSISLGKIYNSRVQRGGIKLHKNLLVSLVLRSARQVYLSDPCPGLYLAGPAGSPAVPPPPPSPQQQQQQQPGEPAAGPPAGWGEPPPPPPAARAAWPEPEPQPQPQPERPAAPVTGAGDAPRGGEVEAAEAAWRRVEGAREAAEGGAAGPAGGSDGFPEGPRGARRQCGCPPGAEDRPGAPGACPRLACCAPRPAEDEPPAPPAVGPRKRGAAGVGGGPAGGPASGSSPLKKPRRNSEEQPGGAAAAAAEEEEMETGNVANLISIFGSSFSGLLRKSPGGGREEAEGEESGPEAAEPGQICCDKPVLRDINPWSTAIVAF, encoded by the coding sequence ATGGAGTTCAAGCTGGAGGCGCACCGCATCGTCAGCATCTCCCTGGGCAAGATCTACAACTCGCGGGTCCAGCGCGGCGGCATCAAGCTGCACAAGAACCTGCTGGTCTCGCTGGTGCTGCGCAGCGCCCGCCAGGTCTACCTGAGTGACCCGTGCCCGGGCCTCTACCTGGCcggccccgcggggagcccggcggtgccgccgccgccgccgtcgccgcagcagcagcagcagcagcagcccggGGAGCCGGCGGCCGGGCCGCCCGCGGGCTGgggggagccgccgccgccgccgccggccgcccgAGCCGCCTGGCCCGAGCCcgagccgcagccgcagccgcagccggagcgccccgcggcccccgtcACGGGCGCCGGGGACGCTCCTCGGGGCGGAGAGGTGGAGGCGGCGGAAGCTGCCTGGCGCCGCGTGGAGGGAGCGCGCGAGGCGGCGGAGGGAGGAGCCGCGGGCCCCGCCGGAGGCTCGGACGGCTTCCCcgaggggccccggggggcgcGCCGCCAGTGCGGCTGCCCGCCGGGAGCGGAGGACAGGCCCGGGGCGCCGGGCGCGTGCCCCCGACTGGCCTGCTGCGCGCCGCGGCCCGCCGAGGACGAGCCCCCAGCGCCGCCCGCCGTCGGCCCCCGGAAGCGAGGCGCGGCGGGCGTGGGTGGCGGCCCCGCGGGCGGCCCGGCGTCCGGCTCCAGCCCGCTGAAGAAGCCCCGCCGGAACTCGGAGGAGCagccgggcggggcggcggcggcggcggcggaggaggaggagatggagaccGGTAACGTGGCTAACCTCATTAGCATCTTCGGTTCCAGCTTCTCGGGACTGTTGCGGAAAAGCCCCGGGGGCGGCCGCGAGGAAGCCGAGGGAGAGGAGAGCGGTCCGGAAGCCGCGGAGCCCGGGCAGATCTGCTGCGATAAGCCGGTGCTGAGAGACATTAACCCTTGGAGCACAGCCATCGTGGCCTTCTGA